One Rattus rattus isolate New Zealand chromosome 12, Rrattus_CSIRO_v1, whole genome shotgun sequence genomic window carries:
- the Psmb11 gene encoding proteasome subunit beta type-11 translates to MALQDVCKWQAPDTHGPSLRLPQAGGWAVPRGCDPQTFLQIYGPRLAHGTTTLAFRFRHGVIAAADTRSSCGNYVACPASRKVIPVHRHLLGTTSGTSADCATWYRVLRRELRLRELREGQLPSVAGTAKLLSAMMSRYRGLDLCVATALCGWDHSGPALFYVYSDGTCLQGDVFSVGSGSPYAYGVLDRSYHYDMTVQEAYTLARCAVAHATHRDAYSGGSVDLFHVRESGWEYISRSDACVLYRELQEARGFEQELEAKASEVLPEPATPQDARESELSVELEEATPEDCKTIVKTETM, encoded by the coding sequence ATGGCTCTTCAGGATGTCTGCAAGTGGCAGGCCCCCGACACTCATGGACCGTCCCTTCGCTTGCCTCAGGCTGGTGGCTGGGCTGTGCCCCGGGGCTGTGACCCGCAAACCTTCCTGCAGATCTATGGCCCCAGGCTGGCTCATGGCACCACCACCCTGGCTTTTCGATTCCGTCACGGTGTCATTGCTGCGGCTGATACTCGTTCCTCCTGTGGCAACTATGTGGCCTGTCCAGCCTCACGAAAGGTCATCCCTGTGCACCGGCATCTCCTGGGTACCACCTCTGGAACCTCTGCTGACTGTGCCACATGGTACCGGGTGCTACGGCGGGAGCTGCGGCTTCGGGAACTGAGGGAAGGCCAGCTGCCCAGCGTGGCAGGCACAGCCAAACTCTTGTCAGCTATGATGTCCCGTTATCGGGGTCTGGATCTGTGTGTGGCCACTGCCCTGTGTGGCTGGGACCACTCTGGCCCTGCTCTCTTCTATGTCTACAGTGATGGCACTTGTCTGCAGGGGGATGTCTTCTCGGTAGGCTCTGGATCTCCCTATGCCTACGGTGTGCTTGACCGTAGCTACCACTATGACATGACCGTCCAGGAAGCCTACACCCTGGCCCGCTGTGCTGTGGCCCATGCCACCCACCGTGATGCTTATTCAGGGGGCTCAGTGGACCTTTTCCACGTTCGGGAGAGTGGATGGGAGTATATATCCCGCAGTGATGCCTGCGTACTGTATAGGGAGCTGCAGGAAGCCCGGGGCTTCgagcaggagctggaggcaaAAGCTAGTGAAGTCCTTCCTGAGCCTGCCACTCCGCAAGACGCTCGAGAAAGTGAACTCTCTGTGGAACTAGAGGAGGCGACACCAGAAGACTGCAAGACAATAGTGAAGACCGAAACAATGTGA